Proteins encoded together in one Neobacillus sp. FSL H8-0543 window:
- a CDS encoding copper homeostasis protein CutC, producing MLIEYIATTIEDALIIEKSGADRIELVSGLTEGGLTPSYGLIEKVVSSVSIPVNVMVRPHANSFYYSKDDLAIMKKDIRTIGSLGANGVVLGMLDKEGHIDFQQLDELFTETRKMEVTFHRAIDSSKNIVESAGKLNQYPQIHTILTSGGHGDWPTRLETLVKIKESCPDTDILIGSGLTRDNIHEVHSLVGTGCYHFGTAVRHGNSVLQSVSSEKAVELVSIMRELAGHSKTK from the coding sequence ATGTTAATTGAATATATTGCAACCACGATTGAGGATGCTTTAATAATTGAAAAATCAGGAGCAGATCGAATTGAGCTTGTCTCTGGTTTGACGGAGGGCGGGTTAACCCCAAGCTATGGATTGATAGAAAAAGTAGTCAGCAGCGTTAGCATCCCGGTCAATGTTATGGTTAGACCCCATGCGAATTCATTTTATTATTCGAAGGATGATCTAGCGATTATGAAAAAGGATATCCGGACGATCGGGTCCTTAGGGGCAAACGGGGTTGTTTTGGGGATGCTAGACAAAGAAGGGCATATCGATTTCCAGCAGCTCGATGAACTATTTACAGAGACGAGAAAAATGGAGGTTACCTTCCATCGAGCAATCGACAGTTCAAAGAATATAGTAGAATCGGCTGGAAAATTGAATCAATACCCGCAAATTCATACGATATTAACCTCTGGTGGTCACGGAGATTGGCCAACAAGACTGGAGACATTAGTGAAAATAAAGGAAAGTTGTCCCGATACGGATATCCTCATTGGTAGTGGACTGACCAGGGATAATATTCATGAGGTTCATTCGCTTGTAGGTACAGGGTGCTATCATTTTGGGACAGCTGTTCGTCACGGAAATAGTGTGCTTCAAAGTGTATCTTCAGAAAAGGCTGTTGAACTAGTTTCGATAATGAGGGAATTAGCTGGGCATAGTAAAACTAAATAA
- a CDS encoding DUF4359 domain-containing protein, with the protein MKRILSIIILIVVLFILSETNPGRSEYVDWVNHEAMDQSSNIVQKGILSLAGKSVFDMATTHNNYLLFSIYKTDFTEIGFGKVTCIGIFNQFIPISKSKK; encoded by the coding sequence ATGAAGCGCATTCTTTCTATTATTATTTTAATCGTTGTATTGTTCATTTTATCGGAAACGAATCCTGGGCGTTCTGAATATGTAGATTGGGTCAATCATGAAGCGATGGATCAGTCTTCAAACATTGTTCAGAAAGGGATTTTGTCCTTAGCCGGTAAATCTGTCTTTGATATGGCTACAACACATAATAATTACCTTCTATTCTCCATCTACAAAACGGACTTTACGGAAATTGGTTTCGGAAAAGTCACCTGTATCGGAATCTTTAATCAATTTATACCAATCTCAAAAAGTAAAAAATAG
- a CDS encoding glycoside hydrolase family 3 N-terminal domain-containing protein: protein MRNYFKTFITAFMAFALVLTGIPFSQATAATGIEDLVIDLNIPQVSREVKDNKIDLNPLHVYENGQFLLASENIRWKSSNKNVASVTEDGEVTLSGHNGKTFITVTDGSFSDRISIQFKGNQDEILIKKETGKRYDLIDHAIKQMTMEEKVGQMLMPDYRNWKGKNVTVMNEEIAQQVKDYHLGGVILFAENVVGTEQTARLVNAYQEAAEKYNLLITIDQEGGIVTRLQSGTHMPGNMALGATRSEEVAEKVGKAIGEELHSLGINMNLAPVLDVNNNPDNPVIGVRSYGEDPELVGKMGTAYIKGLQESGTAATAKHFPGHGDTATDSHFSLPVVPHDIDRLKAVELYPFQQAMNAGIDAVMTAHVTFPNVDDSTAISKKDGSVIPVPATLSNKVLTGLMREEMGYNGLIITDAMNMQAIADHFGPVDAAIRTVKAGSDIVLMPVGLDAVANGLYDAVNTGEISIERIEQSVERILTLKLNRGIVKADVEKSIDEKIANALQVVGSPEHKAVEKEAAEKSITLVKNDAVLPLNASAGERIVVVGSNATTIAAEVQKHQGNVTVINTAIPLTAANLEIAKSAKYIILGTSTSTVGARAPSTNIMKLANQLIEQTEVPVIGVGIRNPYDIMSYPNADAYLAQYGTRPASYEATVNTIFGVNNPTGKLPVTIYNQTGGVLYGFDHGLGY from the coding sequence ATGCGGAATTATTTTAAAACATTTATCACTGCATTTATGGCATTTGCACTCGTTTTAACTGGCATTCCTTTTTCGCAAGCAACAGCTGCAACGGGAATCGAGGACTTAGTGATTGATCTTAACATACCCCAAGTAAGCCGGGAAGTAAAAGATAATAAAATTGATTTGAATCCACTCCATGTTTATGAGAATGGCCAGTTTCTACTAGCGTCAGAGAATATAAGATGGAAGTCATCTAACAAAAATGTTGCCTCTGTAACTGAAGATGGTGAAGTGACGTTATCCGGTCACAATGGCAAAACGTTTATCACGGTTACAGATGGTAGCTTTAGTGATAGAATTTCGATTCAATTCAAAGGGAATCAGGATGAAATTCTTATTAAAAAAGAAACAGGAAAGCGCTATGACCTCATCGATCATGCAATCAAGCAGATGACAATGGAAGAAAAGGTCGGACAAATGTTAATGCCTGATTATAGAAACTGGAAGGGCAAAAATGTAACGGTAATGAATGAAGAAATTGCTCAACAGGTAAAGGATTATCATCTTGGTGGGGTTATTTTATTTGCGGAAAATGTTGTTGGAACAGAGCAAACAGCTAGACTTGTAAATGCCTATCAAGAAGCTGCAGAAAAGTATAATCTGTTGATTACAATTGACCAAGAAGGTGGAATTGTCACGCGTCTTCAATCAGGTACTCATATGCCAGGGAATATGGCACTTGGAGCAACAAGGTCTGAAGAGGTAGCTGAAAAGGTTGGAAAAGCAATTGGCGAAGAACTCCACTCGCTTGGAATCAATATGAATTTAGCACCTGTACTCGATGTAAATAATAATCCGGATAATCCAGTTATCGGTGTTCGTTCATATGGTGAAGATCCTGAGTTAGTTGGGAAAATGGGAACAGCCTATATTAAAGGTCTTCAAGAAAGCGGGACAGCTGCAACTGCAAAGCATTTTCCAGGACATGGCGATACAGCGACAGATTCACACTTTTCATTGCCAGTTGTACCACATGATATTGATCGTTTAAAAGCAGTAGAATTATATCCGTTTCAGCAAGCAATGAACGCCGGAATTGATGCGGTGATGACCGCTCACGTGACCTTTCCAAATGTCGATGATTCAACGGCGATCTCTAAAAAGGATGGTTCAGTGATTCCTGTACCAGCTACACTATCTAACAAAGTATTAACGGGTCTTATGCGTGAAGAGATGGGCTATAACGGGCTTATTATTACAGATGCGATGAATATGCAGGCAATCGCAGACCACTTTGGACCAGTAGATGCTGCCATACGTACCGTAAAAGCGGGCTCTGACATTGTTTTAATGCCTGTTGGTCTTGATGCAGTCGCGAACGGCCTCTACGATGCGGTAAATACGGGCGAAATCTCAATAGAAAGAATCGAACAGTCAGTCGAGCGAATCTTGACCTTGAAATTAAACAGAGGAATTGTAAAGGCTGATGTTGAAAAGAGTATCGATGAAAAAATCGCCAACGCCCTACAAGTAGTAGGTTCCCCTGAACATAAAGCAGTGGAAAAAGAAGCAGCAGAAAAATCAATTACACTTGTGAAAAATGATGCTGTGCTGCCACTTAACGCAAGCGCAGGAGAAAGAATAGTTGTCGTCGGTTCGAACGCTACAACTATCGCTGCTGAAGTTCAAAAGCATCAAGGAAATGTAACTGTTATTAATACGGCAATTCCACTTACAGCTGCCAATTTGGAGATTGCGAAATCAGCAAAATATATTATCTTAGGAACAAGTACCTCTACAGTAGGTGCCAGAGCGCCAAGCACTAACATAATGAAGTTAGCTAACCAGCTCATCGAACAAACGGAAGTACCAGTAATCGGCGTCGGAATCAGAAACCCATATGACATCATGTCCTACCCAAATGCAGACGCCTACCTTGCACAGTATGGCACAAGACCGGCAAGCTACGAAGCAACCGTTAACACCATCTTTGGTGTAAACAACCCAACAGGAAAACTACCAGTTACCATTTACAACCAAACTGGCGGCGTCCTCTATGGCTTTGACCATGGACTAGGATATTAA
- the galU gene encoding UTP--glucose-1-phosphate uridylyltransferase GalU, which translates to MKKVRKAIIPAAGLGTRFLPATKAMPKEMLPILDKPTIQYIVEEAIASGIEDIIIVTGKGKRAIEDHFDFSPELERNLIEKGKVELLDKVRYSTNLADIHYIRQKEPKGLGHAVWCARKFIGDEPFAVLLGDDIVQSEVPCLRQLMNEHEKTHSSVLGIQRVPDEETSKYGIIEPLSKEGRRYLVNSFIEKPAPGEAPSNLAIIGRYILTPEIFMFLDEQNTGAGGEIQLTDAIQKLNAIQRVFGYEFEGERYDVGEKLGFVKTTIDFALKDNDLRDDVLSYLKRIAQEDN; encoded by the coding sequence TTGAAAAAGGTAAGGAAAGCAATCATTCCAGCTGCCGGATTAGGAACTAGATTTTTACCTGCAACGAAAGCGATGCCAAAGGAAATGCTTCCAATATTAGACAAGCCAACGATTCAATACATAGTAGAAGAAGCGATAGCTTCAGGGATTGAGGATATCATTATTGTTACTGGTAAGGGGAAGCGGGCGATTGAAGATCATTTTGACTTTTCACCAGAACTAGAGCGAAACCTAATCGAAAAGGGAAAAGTGGAGTTGCTTGATAAAGTGCGATACTCAACAAATCTTGCAGATATCCACTATATTAGACAAAAGGAGCCTAAAGGACTTGGTCATGCTGTTTGGTGTGCCCGTAAATTTATTGGGGACGAGCCCTTCGCTGTCTTACTTGGAGATGATATTGTACAGAGTGAAGTACCTTGTTTACGTCAGTTAATGAATGAACATGAAAAAACTCACTCATCTGTCCTTGGAATTCAACGTGTACCTGATGAGGAAACGTCGAAATATGGTATCATTGAACCTTTGTCTAAAGAGGGAAGACGTTATCTAGTGAATAGTTTTATTGAAAAACCGGCACCAGGAGAGGCCCCTTCAAACCTAGCAATCATAGGTAGATATATTTTAACTCCTGAAATTTTTATGTTTCTTGATGAGCAAAATACCGGGGCTGGCGGAGAAATTCAATTAACAGATGCGATCCAAAAATTAAATGCAATTCAACGTGTTTTTGGCTATGAATTTGAAGGTGAAAGATACGATGTAGGTGAGAAGTTAGGGTTTGTAAAAACAACGATTGATTTCGCCTTAAAAGATAATGATCTTAGGGACGACGTTTTATCCTATTTAAAAAGAATCGCGCAGGAAGATAATTAG
- a CDS encoding vWA domain-containing protein translates to MIKKWIGSLAVITSLFCTITIQSVFAADPLHPTSRIEAMLVVDVSNSMLESDPNLISGEAMKMFVDMSSVKGDKIGVIAYADEVMRETALVNIRSEQDKKDLKSFIDSLAKYPYTDISAGVKEAVKLLDMSHEEDYYPLIILLADGNNDLNTAKSKTAKQAEEALATAVASAKSKDYPIYTIGLNSGGNLNKDTLQMIAESTNGRFFETDTADTLPWILSEIFANHLKLRIVPIEHLIANGDFQEVKINVPNENVMEANISMISNSPVDVKLFDPSGSEQMIPSDHLLLSTSKTYSMLKLINPVQGEWMLKVKGVPQENIDINLVFNYDLQLKLAPLAKGYQAGDSVKIASFFEDNGQTLTNKELYQNMKATLFVKDLANGKTEEVPLKAENKGFTGEFQLGDSENYEVKVKAEDTSFFRETEAQTIEVQNEDAPAISKVGPGNEKEEPFPWLYAVAGALLLLVFLASFLFGKKPKQGFSGQIVVEIKDDDTGERSSPQYKKLKTFTGRFRLHQLLSLAPEFTETEQITFKPLAGDMLLLLNHSACTVEKAGRAIDAKNGVQIKRNDRLRIILKKVNKSIYIEYIS, encoded by the coding sequence ATGATAAAAAAATGGATTGGTAGTTTAGCAGTGATTACATCCCTATTTTGCACTATTACTATTCAAAGTGTTTTTGCCGCAGATCCATTACACCCGACATCACGAATAGAAGCAATGCTAGTGGTTGATGTCAGTAACTCGATGCTTGAAAGTGATCCAAACTTAATTAGCGGCGAAGCAATGAAAATGTTTGTCGATATGTCTTCGGTTAAGGGAGACAAAATCGGGGTCATCGCCTATGCAGATGAAGTCATGCGCGAGACTGCACTCGTCAATATCCGTTCTGAGCAAGATAAAAAAGATTTGAAAAGTTTTATCGATTCACTGGCCAAATACCCCTATACCGACATATCTGCTGGTGTGAAGGAAGCAGTAAAGCTATTGGATATGAGTCATGAAGAAGATTACTATCCTCTCATTATATTACTAGCAGACGGCAATAATGATTTGAATACAGCAAAATCGAAAACGGCGAAGCAAGCAGAGGAAGCCCTTGCGACAGCGGTCGCTTCCGCAAAATCAAAGGATTATCCAATCTATACGATTGGCTTGAATTCAGGCGGCAATCTTAATAAAGATACGCTGCAAATGATCGCTGAAAGTACGAACGGAAGGTTCTTTGAAACGGATACCGCCGATACCCTGCCGTGGATTTTAAGTGAGATATTTGCAAATCACCTAAAACTAAGAATTGTCCCGATTGAGCATCTGATTGCCAATGGTGACTTTCAGGAAGTAAAAATCAATGTTCCAAATGAAAATGTCATGGAAGCGAACATTTCAATGATTTCAAACAGTCCAGTGGACGTGAAGCTATTCGACCCTTCTGGTTCCGAACAAATGATACCTTCAGATCATCTTCTTCTCTCAACATCTAAGACTTACTCCATGTTAAAGCTGATTAATCCCGTTCAAGGGGAGTGGATGTTAAAGGTAAAAGGTGTCCCACAGGAAAATATTGATATTAATCTCGTATTCAACTATGATCTGCAGCTAAAATTAGCACCTCTTGCCAAAGGCTATCAGGCTGGTGATTCCGTAAAGATTGCTTCATTTTTTGAGGACAACGGCCAAACGCTTACAAATAAAGAACTCTATCAGAATATGAAAGCAACGCTGTTTGTAAAGGATCTAGCTAACGGAAAAACAGAGGAAGTCCCTTTAAAGGCAGAAAATAAAGGCTTTACAGGTGAGTTTCAGCTTGGTGACTCAGAAAACTACGAAGTGAAGGTTAAGGCGGAGGATACTAGCTTTTTCCGAGAAACAGAAGCTCAGACAATTGAGGTTCAAAATGAAGACGCACCTGCTATTTCAAAGGTTGGTCCAGGGAATGAAAAAGAAGAACCTTTTCCTTGGCTCTATGCTGTGGCTGGTGCCCTTCTCCTCTTGGTCTTTCTTGCCAGCTTCCTATTTGGAAAAAAACCAAAACAAGGCTTTAGCGGCCAAATCGTTGTGGAAATCAAGGATGACGACACGGGTGAACGAAGCAGTCCGCAGTACAAGAAACTAAAGACATTTACAGGCAGATTCCGATTGCATCAACTACTTTCACTTGCACCTGAATTCACAGAAACTGAGCAAATTACCTTCAAGCCGCTTGCCGGGGATATGCTTTTGCTCTTAAATCACTCAGCCTGCACCGTTGAAAAAGCTGGCCGCGCCATCGATGCGAAAAACGGCGTACAAATAAAACGCAACGACCGGCTGCGGATCATTTTAAAGAAAGTTAATAAATCTATTTATATTGAGTACATCAGTTAG
- a CDS encoding tubulin-like doman-containing protein, giving the protein MKAMVREHIQQLDVSLGGGIISEKIRVDTIDNPMLVIGLGGTGIDALLRLKYQVNRRFKLPQEPLTKKKREKPNNIEFLAFETNEYDRNKNYKGVGLDPNKEFVLLSNPEIGSLLQNRSIIEPYIKDWLSPELLITDGISGASGVRQAGRLLLFTKINQVVQTIERKIDAVMEGTGKRLYVFILTGLAGGTGSGCYLDISYITRGIIERKYGSSGVDKISLLGYLFTPDVNLSKRGLSSHTVEYIEKNGYAALKELDYWMNVDERNERFKMQYGSLLSVNSPLPPFNLCHLISGKNLEGKWLENAYDYCMNVTAENITNFMINEDKKSSEEFAIHDYISNIRTNIAQMPKPYAANYQYNIIGASMAEIPLEEMTTYVGYKLFEKMNRMFVSNPDQTEVEQFAEKLRIDPDSVHQRFNERVSEPLSGFENSDRFSYNNVIKQSLINVDEELDREFLRKAKDQYRKCKRQLPGEIVEEFRSQVVRLFLHPKKGPIYASKLIYSNEGFCLLKTLQSYIDGLRDRLERLPRTIQSEQDYAFSKLEDARSAFISKDRKKNAYIEAKLSEYDARAEKARTEEMVEFYEDLYQLLNNQNLKIYEVYKEILETLRGIFQKNADILVNGEEVHRDSGITYYWQLVSVPDVAREIQRMFDTRDGEILVQQWSEMLLEKSVHWVKETDIDVVGTVSSFLTDQFGELITKSMEDFLRLKYGDDLPIDQIIEQKIAARLDRDALPVFHLSNSNGQLHFPQWGFVSVPVQAPNIFNGIKNFEKHALSHSRFTIKESELKNRIFWLNTHNGVPLYAYAPLKIYENSYEKTILGKEGIGRHLVQTDKENWAYLPSPIPEKSWGDTHHNERVHNYNNRIRDLFEKAQGFDRIVEKNADQNTSARYKCKFTKPALLEAVFESHGINPLQWQKATLGNLKRALGELKEMLAGGLETDGASDIFGSTTLELAKENFIRSPKLIERIKEEVKKFSLIQEKIAEIQGFLDSQKDREAALNQFIEAIYTRTIRKRGALYVYDKEIEEDAWEPFVNLMKTTQFVDYELFQSFTELSPKQLDQLAKKSLLRSQELINQEGAAGLIWALEEMAAAYQKEKEVLDYDYKDLSNGEELYEFYKEMLIKVTNMLRQLKS; this is encoded by the coding sequence ATGAAAGCAATGGTAAGAGAACATATCCAACAGTTAGATGTTTCCTTGGGAGGAGGCATCATTTCGGAGAAAATCCGTGTTGATACAATCGACAATCCGATGCTTGTTATCGGCCTTGGTGGTACCGGTATTGATGCCCTTTTACGGTTAAAATACCAGGTCAACCGCCGTTTCAAACTCCCGCAGGAACCACTAACAAAAAAGAAACGTGAAAAACCAAATAATATTGAGTTTTTAGCTTTTGAAACAAATGAATATGACCGCAATAAAAATTACAAAGGCGTTGGCTTGGACCCGAATAAAGAATTTGTCCTGCTCTCGAACCCTGAAATCGGCAGCCTCCTCCAAAACCGGAGTATAATCGAACCCTACATTAAGGATTGGTTATCTCCTGAGTTGTTGATCACCGATGGGATTAGTGGGGCCTCTGGCGTGCGCCAGGCAGGACGCCTCCTGTTGTTCACAAAAATCAATCAAGTCGTCCAAACCATCGAGCGCAAAATTGATGCCGTAATGGAAGGTACAGGAAAGCGTCTTTATGTCTTCATCCTCACCGGTTTAGCGGGAGGAACAGGCAGTGGCTGTTATCTTGATATTTCCTACATTACAAGAGGAATTATCGAACGGAAATACGGCTCAAGCGGTGTTGATAAAATCAGCTTGCTTGGTTATTTATTCACCCCAGATGTGAATTTATCAAAACGGGGCTTAAGCTCGCACACTGTCGAATATATTGAGAAAAATGGCTATGCAGCCTTGAAAGAGCTTGATTATTGGATGAATGTGGATGAACGAAATGAACGGTTCAAAATGCAATACGGCAGTCTGCTTTCCGTCAACTCGCCATTGCCGCCCTTTAATCTCTGTCACTTAATTTCCGGGAAGAACCTTGAAGGCAAATGGCTCGAGAATGCCTATGATTACTGCATGAATGTGACTGCTGAGAATATCACGAACTTCATGATCAATGAGGATAAAAAATCCAGTGAAGAATTTGCAATCCACGATTATATCAGCAATATCCGTACCAATATTGCGCAAATGCCTAAACCGTATGCAGCCAATTATCAATACAATATCATCGGCGCTTCGATGGCAGAAATCCCGCTCGAAGAGATGACCACCTATGTCGGCTACAAGCTATTTGAAAAAATGAACAGAATGTTTGTCTCAAACCCAGACCAAACCGAGGTAGAGCAGTTTGCCGAAAAACTGCGGATTGATCCTGATTCTGTTCACCAGCGTTTCAACGAGCGTGTATCGGAACCCTTATCAGGCTTTGAAAATAGCGACCGTTTCTCCTACAACAATGTGATTAAGCAGTCGTTAATTAACGTCGATGAAGAACTAGACAGGGAGTTCTTACGCAAAGCAAAGGACCAATACCGCAAATGCAAGCGTCAGCTTCCTGGTGAAATCGTCGAAGAATTCCGCAGTCAAGTGGTTCGCTTGTTTCTACACCCAAAAAAAGGACCGATTTATGCCTCAAAATTGATTTACTCAAACGAAGGCTTCTGCCTGTTAAAAACACTGCAATCCTATATTGATGGCCTTCGTGACAGGTTAGAAAGACTGCCGAGAACTATCCAATCCGAGCAGGACTATGCCTTCAGCAAACTTGAAGATGCACGAAGTGCGTTTATCTCAAAGGATCGCAAAAAGAATGCCTATATTGAGGCGAAGCTTTCGGAATATGATGCACGTGCCGAAAAGGCACGTACGGAGGAAATGGTTGAATTCTACGAGGACCTCTATCAGCTTCTCAATAACCAGAATCTAAAGATTTATGAGGTGTACAAAGAAATCCTTGAAACCCTAAGAGGGATTTTTCAAAAGAATGCCGATATCCTCGTAAATGGTGAAGAAGTGCATCGCGATTCTGGTATCACCTATTATTGGCAATTGGTTAGTGTCCCTGACGTTGCCCGTGAAATACAACGAATGTTCGACACAAGGGATGGTGAAATTTTGGTACAACAATGGTCCGAGATGCTCCTCGAAAAATCCGTCCATTGGGTAAAGGAAACGGATATCGATGTTGTTGGCACCGTTTCATCTTTCCTCACCGACCAATTTGGTGAGCTGATAACAAAATCAATGGAAGACTTTTTACGGTTAAAATATGGCGATGACCTGCCAATTGACCAAATTATTGAACAGAAAATAGCTGCCCGTTTGGACCGTGATGCCTTGCCGGTGTTCCATCTTTCCAATAGTAATGGCCAGCTTCATTTTCCACAATGGGGATTTGTATCCGTACCGGTCCAGGCTCCAAATATTTTTAACGGCATCAAAAACTTCGAAAAGCATGCTTTAAGCCATTCACGCTTTACAATTAAGGAAAGTGAGCTAAAAAATCGTATTTTCTGGCTGAATACACATAATGGTGTCCCTTTATATGCATACGCACCCTTAAAAATTTATGAAAATTCATATGAAAAAACGATTCTTGGCAAAGAAGGCATCGGCAGACATCTTGTCCAAACCGATAAGGAAAACTGGGCCTACCTCCCTTCACCGATTCCGGAAAAGTCATGGGGAGATACACACCATAATGAACGTGTTCATAACTACAATAATAGGATTCGTGACCTATTTGAAAAGGCACAAGGTTTTGATAGGATTGTCGAAAAGAATGCTGATCAAAACACAAGTGCCCGCTATAAGTGTAAGTTCACAAAGCCCGCTTTGCTTGAAGCTGTATTCGAAAGCCATGGGATTAATCCCTTGCAGTGGCAGAAGGCTACTCTTGGGAACTTGAAGCGAGCACTTGGTGAGCTAAAGGAAATGCTCGCGGGCGGTCTTGAAACGGATGGTGCAAGCGATATTTTTGGCAGTACAACGTTAGAACTGGCCAAGGAAAACTTCATCCGCTCTCCGAAGCTGATTGAGCGCATCAAAGAGGAAGTAAAAAAGTTTAGCCTAATTCAAGAAAAAATCGCTGAAATCCAGGGATTTCTTGATTCACAAAAAGACCGGGAGGCCGCTCTAAATCAGTTTATTGAGGCAATCTACACAAGAACCATCCGTAAAAGAGGCGCTCTTTACGTTTACGATAAAGAGATTGAGGAAGATGCCTGGGAACCCTTTGTAAATTTAATGAAGACGACGCAATTTGTTGATTACGAGCTGTTCCAATCGTTCACTGAGCTAAGCCCGAAACAGCTCGACCAATTAGCAAAAAAATCGCTTCTCCGCAGCCAGGAATTAATTAATCAAGAAGGTGCCGCCGGGCTCATCTGGGCGCTGGAGGAAATGGCCGCCGCCTATCAAAAAGAAAAAGAAGTACTTGATTATGACTACAAAGATTTATCCAACGGCGAGGAACTCTACGAATTCTATAAAGAAATGCTAATCAAGGTTACAAATATGCTAAGACAATTGAAATCCTAA
- a CDS encoding glycerophosphodiester phosphodiesterase produces MVNSGTVFGSIKDEKGIQIIAHRGASADAPEHTMAAYELAVNLGADYLEIDLGMTKDGHLIAIHDDTIDRTTNGKARVHSLTLSEIKQLDAGSWFNNKFPEKASPAYIGLPIPTVEEVFNHFGDSVNYYIEIKKPDEYPGMTDKLLHALSTHHLIGNKAHQGKVIIESFHSESLKYIHKKYPNLLLIQLGFSSKRMNLSKIASYANGVGPEFTTLDKEFIENAHKHDLLVHCWTVDNAVDIRKMIDLGVDGIFTNKVDQVKFGVWLTP; encoded by the coding sequence GTGGTGAATTCCGGAACGGTATTTGGGTCAATAAAAGATGAAAAAGGGATTCAAATTATTGCTCATAGGGGTGCTTCTGCGGATGCACCTGAACACACAATGGCTGCCTATGAATTAGCCGTAAATTTGGGTGCAGATTATCTTGAAATAGATTTAGGGATGACAAAAGACGGTCATCTAATCGCCATTCATGATGATACCATTGACCGAACAACAAATGGGAAAGCGAGGGTTCATTCACTAACTCTATCTGAAATAAAACAGTTGGATGCAGGGTCTTGGTTCAATAATAAATTCCCAGAAAAAGCTAGTCCAGCATACATTGGACTTCCAATTCCTACAGTGGAGGAGGTTTTCAACCACTTCGGGGATTCCGTAAACTATTATATTGAAATAAAAAAACCGGATGAATATCCAGGAATGACCGATAAATTACTCCATGCCCTAAGCACACATCACTTAATAGGTAATAAGGCACATCAAGGAAAGGTTATTATTGAATCCTTTCATTCAGAAAGTCTAAAATACATTCACAAAAAGTACCCAAACCTTTTATTAATACAATTAGGTTTTTCCTCGAAGCGAATGAACCTATCGAAAATAGCCAGTTACGCTAACGGTGTTGGTCCAGAGTTTACTACCTTAGACAAGGAGTTCATCGAAAACGCGCATAAGCATGATCTGCTTGTCCATTGTTGGACGGTTGACAACGCTGTTGATATAAGAAAAATGATTGACTTGGGAGTCGATGGAATATTTACAAATAAAGTGGACCAAGTAAAATTTGGCGTCTGGCTGACCCCCTAG